A single window of Bacteroidales bacterium DNA harbors:
- a CDS encoding TrkH family potassium uptake protein: MLLSLPFSWYYGSAGLFNWGLFDVNYDFWPLVISSLICFLTGTILYFVNGKAMRESIGKREGYIIVSSAWVVISVFGALPFILNGSIPDFTDAFFETMSGFTTTGATILTDIEAVPKGLLFWRATTHWIGGMGIIVLSLAILPFLGIGGMQLFIAEVPGPTPDKLHPRITQTAKRLWGIYFLLTFAQTLLMMLGGLDLFDSLTHAFATMATGGFSTKNDSIASFSPYLQYVITVFMFLAGVNFTLHYMALHGRLRDVFRNEEFRYYVFAIVLSTVVIATVLVLTNFATPELSFREAVFTVVSIMTTTGFVTADYLMWPGALWFIIFMLMFIGGSAGSTGGGVKVVRQMLLLKNSLLELKRLLHPQAVIPVRMNGKPVSQEIILRVLAFFLIYMLVFAFGVFVMSMLGLDFDTAIGASIASLGNIGPGIGKVGPVFNFTIIPDLGKWFLSFLMLLGRLEFFTVLILFSPAFWRR; encoded by the coding sequence ATGCTATTGTCTTTGCCTTTTTCCTGGTATTATGGAAGTGCCGGATTGTTCAACTGGGGGTTGTTTGATGTAAATTATGATTTCTGGCCCTTGGTCATATCATCTTTGATTTGTTTTCTCACAGGTACAATACTTTATTTTGTCAATGGGAAAGCCATGCGCGAATCCATTGGCAAGCGCGAAGGTTACATTATCGTTTCTTCAGCATGGGTGGTCATCTCAGTTTTTGGAGCATTGCCTTTTATACTAAACGGTAGCATACCTGATTTTACCGATGCATTTTTCGAGACAATGTCAGGCTTTACCACCACCGGCGCCACTATCCTGACTGACATAGAAGCGGTTCCAAAGGGATTGCTCTTCTGGCGGGCTACTACTCATTGGATCGGGGGTATGGGAATTATCGTTTTGTCATTGGCTATCCTTCCTTTTCTGGGTATTGGCGGAATGCAACTTTTTATTGCCGAAGTTCCCGGCCCAACACCGGATAAGTTGCACCCACGAATTACGCAGACGGCAAAACGTCTTTGGGGCATTTATTTCCTGTTGACTTTTGCCCAGACCCTACTGATGATGCTTGGCGGACTCGATCTATTCGACAGCCTTACGCATGCCTTTGCAACTATGGCGACAGGCGGCTTTTCGACAAAGAATGACAGCATTGCAAGCTTTTCACCCTACCTTCAGTATGTGATCACCGTGTTTATGTTTCTTGCCGGGGTAAATTTTACCCTGCACTATATGGCACTTCATGGTCGTCTGAGGGATGTTTTTCGTAATGAAGAATTCCGCTATTATGTTTTCGCCATTGTTTTATCCACAGTGGTGATTGCTACAGTACTCGTATTGACAAATTTCGCCACACCAGAACTCTCATTTCGGGAGGCGGTATTTACTGTGGTGTCAATAATGACCACCACAGGCTTTGTTACTGCTGATTACCTGATGTGGCCCGGGGCATTGTGGTTTATCATTTTCATGCTGATGTTTATCGGGGGAAGTGCCGGATCAACGGGTGGTGGGGTAAAAGTGGTAAGGCAAATGCTATTGCTGAAAAACAGCTTGCTTGAACTGAAGCGATTATTGCATCCTCAGGCCGTTATCCCGGTTAGGATGAATGGTAAGCCTGTATCACAGGAAATCATTTTAAGAGTACTCGCTTTCTTCCTGATTTATATGCTTGTTTTTGCCTTTGGGGTTTTTGTGATGTCCATGCTTGGACTCGATTTTGATACGGCCATAGGTGCTTCTATAGCCTCACTCGGTAATATCGGCCCGGGCATTGGAAAGGTTGGACCGGTTTTTAACTTCACCATTATCCCAGATCTGGGTAAATGGTTCCTCTCCTTTTTAATGCTGCTTGGAAGGCTGGAGTTTTTTACCGTACTTATTCTCTTTTCGCCTGCTTTCTGGAGGAGATAA